The sequence below is a genomic window from Carassius gibelio isolate Cgi1373 ecotype wild population from Czech Republic chromosome A17, carGib1.2-hapl.c, whole genome shotgun sequence.
CGGAGCCAACGTCAAGAACATCTCCCAAAACACTGGAGCCCACATACACTTCCCCGAGCTCAACACTCACAGCACACTCACTAGCCGCTCTTCAGTCTACATACAGGGCAGCATTGATGCCGTATGTGCGGCTAGACAGCAGCTAATGGTATGGCAACAGTTTGTCTGTCttttttctattctgtcttaTGCTCTTTAATTTACTGTCTCTCTCCATGTTTGTGGCTCATCGGTGAATATGTTGAAAGAGATGAAATTGAGAGAGATCTTTGGATGAAAGTCACTGTAAATATTGACAGATGATGATACTCATGCTGGGCTGGCTGAAGACCTTGAGGCTTTAGAAACGTGCCCAACCAGAGGGATTTCAAGACTCATGCCAGACTTATTCTTCTCCtctgatcttgttttttttttcaaaactggaAACGCAGATTTAGTCTCACTGCCATTTCAAACTATGATCTAATCTTAGAGGTCTCATAATAGGCATGTGCAAAACGACATATTTTCAAAATCAGTTGGTCTGTGAATTGTAGGAGTAGCAGACTAATCAAcacttttattttagtattatttctatGCTATTATAGAACGTTAtattcaacattttcattttagtttgttataagtaatttaagatttttatttaattttaaatactttttaaaataagctcAGCTTAACGTTATTTCATTTAATTGGCAAAACAACAAGTTTTTAATgtagtatttacattttaatgcagctttatttcgatttataaaaatgatttaaaggaacattctGATTAAAAAGATTAAGCTCTGTCAACAGCAAAAATAcctataaataacaaatattataaataatattaatatattatatcatataaaaataattataatagtcatgaataaatatagtatattataataattgtagtatattaaatataataattatagtatatattaaaacacaataattataaataataatacataaaaaaagatattgaaCCTGGAACATTTCTTTAAGGAAACTTGGTATAATTATGCTGGTTTTGGGTTTATAAGATACAAAGGTGTGTTTTTGGGGATTAATTTTATAAGTGTGTCTGTATATTTTAGGGCTGTCTGCCATTGGTGTTGCTGTTTGACATTAAGGAGGAGATGGAGGTGGCGTCTCAGGTCATCATGACCCTTATGGAGCAGCTGGATGTCTTCATCAGTATTAAACCTAAACCGAAGcaacccagaaaggtagtaaataGCCAGCTCTTTTGTGTACACATGGTACATTTAGCCTCTGTCACTGACTATATGTCTCTTTCTCAGTCTGTGATAGTAAAGAGTGTTGAAAGGAATGCTGGGAGTATGTATGAGGTACGCAGGATACTGTTGGGGCTGGAGTCCAGCTGTGTGCCGCCTCCTATCAGCCATGTGGCTGTTAACGGACATGCTCCTGCCTCCCCTCCCCTGCCTGGCTCCATTGGACTGGACACCCTCGCTTCAGCTGGACTGAGGCTAAGCACTCTGGGTAATGTAGttgtatatttagatattttttaaatatatattttatggctTGTGTAAGGTACATTTATGATGTAAAAGTAATTCACTGATTGTGTATTCAAAGCAAGGCCTGTTTATATCAATACTGCATACACAGTCCTGCTTTAGCTCTGCAGTCACTATAATTACTACTGTCTGTGTTCGTAGATTACAACTCATGCTGCCAAGCAGACCCATAATAAGCTACAGTTGTGTTTGCCTGTGttccacattcacacacacacacacacactattaatgTGACTTAAATCAGTCACTTCTGTTGTTCTCAAGACTCAAGCCTGGTTGTTCTCATGCACAAATTATGGATATTTGCAATACAGTTACAGTATACagttataattttgttcagtgtaaaaaaaaaattataaataaaaataaaataaaaatctgaaataattaaattgaattaaaaaaattaacagaaaGTGTATGAATGATACAAAATAACTCTGGATCAAGTAGTATGCTAATATTCTTTGTTGTTGAAATGTATCTCACTTGAAAGTTATAgtggaactaaaaaaaaaaaaaaaaaggttgaataGTATACACTTTGTGCACAAAGAATTTACtttgcactttttcttttctctctcatcATCAGCTGGTCTTCTAAGGTCATCTGTCAGCTCCATTCCTAATGGTTCCCCAAACCCAAACTGTGTTCTTAAGGGGCACGGCTCTGTGTTAAAGATTCAGAACGGAGCATTGAACAACACACAGCACATTCATTCaccttcacagacacattcacatgcTCCTGGTCACACACCTTCACTTTGGGCCAGTGCACTCAGTTCATCAGCTAACACAACAGGTGAGTGTGTGCTCTtttcaaccacacacacacacacacacatacgtgtgtgtgtgtgtgtgtgtgtgtgtgtgtgttttacataaccttctttctctttttcgtTGGCTCAGGGTTTTCCACAGACCTGATGCTGCAGTCAGTTTCTCAGTCGACTCTCAGTGGTCTTCTGCTCTCAGGGGTCCAGAGTCAAGCACATGCTCACACACCATCCCCTCCACCTGGACTCGCACCAATACACAAACCAGCCAGTGCAGAACATCTCAATGGACATGTGAGAAACTTCATCAGATTTACCAAACTGTTATGTGTAGGCAACATTTTAGGCATTGTggatttaaaaactgcatttcattaaCTCTGTTCTTGTACTCTGCATATTGACAATAAAGacgaatctaatctaatataatctAATATGCTGCTTTTTAAGAAAAGTATTTTTGTCCAAAATCAAGGCAGCATCATATGTGTCCTTTGTGGATAAGACAATGCCAATATGAGTGCATCTGTTCAAACTGTTTTAATCTCATTATGTTTCCTGTTTGTGTTTCTGCTGGATGTTGCATGTCCAGAGTTATTACAGTCGAATCTCCTCTGTATCACTGAACTCTGCCCACTGTGACACAACCCAGGAAGTTATTGGACATGCCCAATCAGAATCGATTTCAAATAAATCTACAGATGAAGgtataaaacacttttattttaatacactatatggacaaaagtattgggacaccTGAACATTACACCAAAAGGGACTTTAATGACATCACATTCTAAATACATAGATATTAATAATGGAGTAGGTCCCCCATTTGAATCTATAACAGCTTCCATTTTTCTGGGAAGGCTTTCCACAAGATTTTGGAGCGTTTCTGTGGAAATCTTTGCCAATTCATCCATTAGAGCATTTGTGAGGTAACTAGGGCACAGTTATGCACAGTCCAGACTCTCCTATCATATTGCCAAATAGTCAAGCATGATTTGTCACTCCACAGAACATGAGTTCAGAGGCAACGTGTTTTCATGACTTTACACTGCGCATTTGTAAATGCAGAATATCTGTCTTGTCTATCTCACATTTTTTTGCAACTCTAATTCTCTCTGCACCGTATTGATGCATTATATAGTTATTCAACTGTTTATCTGTGTATCAGGCACGGATACGTTTGTTGAAGTGGGCATGCCCAGAAGCCCGTCTCACTCAGCCAATGGGAGTGAACTGAAGCAGATGCTGGCCTCGTCAGGGAAACGACAAACAGTGGAACTTCTGCAGAGAGCCAAGAACTCAATTCTTCAGTAGGTTTAATCAGAAAATGACCTTATCTCATCATAACAATTcagttgttcatttatttaaggtTATACTGCAGCTGTAAAGTGCCCCAATTCTGCAGTTTTTAAGGTTTCTTATTTTGTTATGGGAGTCTCCAACAAAAGATTGGCATTCATGCAAGGTCAAAACcacttttgttttcttaaaatatgcatttagtaTTTCCTAATTTTCCAATGATTCTCAAACAATTAATTTGAAGCAGTTCTAAGATTCAGTCcatctaaacccctcctttctaTGAGCCTaccctgctctgattggtcagatgaccCAGTCTTTTGTGATTGGTCTGCAGAGAACAGCACATGCCAGAAACCATATGCCCATTGCCATAGTTTCGTATTTTGAAcactcaaaaatataaatatatacaaaataatactaataaacacatataaacatctattatttatcatacatacaggttgtgattcagtggagccagctggtccaaataaactgTGTACTGAGACATCTTTCAAGTGCAAGCGTTTTGTGAATCCTGTGTTGAACTCAACGAGGTTACAGAAGCAGTCGTGATGGGAACACAAAAAAGATTGGGGCTGTACTGATGTGGTAcagtggaaaaaaataattaaaaccacTGATTCTTTGTAGCCTCATCTTTCAGAAGTGAAAATAACACAAATTTATTTTAACACCATAGGACACAGCATCTTCTTGACATGATGTTAACCACATGTACAAGATACAGTGTTTGAGGGTGAGGTCAAGTTTACGAACAACGTAGAAAAAAGGCAGGTGTAGCCATCATGGAAGTGGGTTTCGAATTACTGATGACTCGTGTAGGCTATTCAGAgtctattttttcttttgtagaaTGTTTACATTCACGTaaagctacattacacactgcatgaaaggcagtATTCAAAATATTGTTTGTATGTGTGTCTGCAGTGTTGAGTGTGTGTTGTCTGATTCTGATTGTGAGAACCCTGTGGCGGACAAAAGAGCACCAGGAAGTGAGAGAGCTGCAGAAAGACGACTTGCCCCACATATGCAggtttatatacacatataaacacacactgtttTCACATGCAAGTGTACACAAATTAGAACATAGTCACACTGTGTACTAATGATTTTCAGGCTTTTGACTATGAAAAAAAGAAGCTACTGGCCACTAAAGGTGAGCAAAGACTTGATCTCTTAATATAACATCTGAAAGGAAAAATATACATGAAATAACATCTGAATGTGTGATCACTAGTTAGGCTGTGGTTAAACACTTGTGTTGTTTTTGTATAGCCATGCTAAAGAAGCCGATTGTGACAGAGGTTCGGACCCCGACAGATACCTGGAGCGGATTGGGCTTTTCTAAATCAATGCCAGCAGAGAGCATGAAAGAGCTGCGCAGGGCACACCATGTACCGTATAAACCCAGCATAAGCACAACTTATGAGGTACGAACTCACTAGTGCACAGACACATGCAGCCTGAACTTTGTTTAATTGAAGTTTCATCTAAGGATTTTGATAATGATGTCttcaaaaattatttcaaaaagcAGGGTTTCAACGTTGCTTTTTGTTTGTATGGTTTCAGGACTCTCATCTATCTCTCTCACAATCTGGGAGTCAGGAGGGTTTGGGTAACGACACCGAATCTGATAATTGGGGGGATTTGAATGGGAACGGACTGCCAGGAAATTCAGAATATTCCCCTGCTGTCAGCAGCTCAAAGAGAATCAAGAACAAATCTCGTAAGACTAAAGAGTTTCTACTCCTTCTAAACAAGATGCAACAAATGAACTGCCTACTCAGGAATTCTGTCTTTCACTTTATCTGTGTGTTTGGGTCAGTAGGTGAGCAGTATCTCAGCAGCAGTAATTATATGGACAGTATCTCTATGTCTGGCAGCAATGGCTGCTCCCTCAGTTCATCTCTTAAAGGAACAGATCTCCCTGAGCTGTTCAGCAAACTCGGTCTCGGCAAATACACAGACATCTTCCAGCAGCAGGAGGTAATTCAtgaacaacatttaaataatgaatttagATCTGCATGTGTTCGCAATGATAAAAGCAAATTATTGTGTGCATCGTCACTCAAAAAAGGTCAatgaagtgtttattttattttattccttctTGTGTTCTTTTAGTAAAAAAAACGGTGTGGAAAATATgccttgattatttttttttgttgattattCTACTTGCATTAGGAAATAAAGTGAGATGTTTTGTTATTTCACATTGCAAGCACTGTAATAAATGTGGATTAGtggttttacagtatgtgtatgtctgTACGTTGTTGTCTAATAGATAGATCTGCAAACATTTGTCACACTAACGGATCCAGACCTGAAGGAATTGGGAATCTCAACATTTGGTGCTCGCAGGAAAATGTCACTGGCGATCTCGGGTCAGTAAACTTGGTTTAAATCTAAGCTACAgttcaacagaaaaaagagaCTAACTCAAATAAAAGATGTGGAAAGAATATGATGTGAAATCACTGCTTTGTAAAATAAGCAGTTTCTTCCATGATGACCTTTAATAAATTCTTAACATTGGAATACTATGTAGTATCTTTACTACAAACTTAGTGAACCAGCCTATCTAGACAGCACCTAAAAATGCTGTTATCATTTACTTGTATGTGATGTGTGCTGGTGACTGTTAAAAGAATATCTGCCTATGTAGAGCGTTTCAAATAAGTAACTTATGAAGTTCCATTTAAGTTAAGATTCTGTCTTAAAATACAGCTGCCTGTATGTAGGCAGAGAGACAGCTCATGTGTTTACTTGACAGATTACTGATGATATTTGAATGTCTCCTCAGAGTTGAATAAGAGCAGGAGGAAGCTCTTTGATACACCCAACATTCGCTCCTCCTTCCTAGAAGGCGGGGCCAGCGGTCGTCTGTTGCGCCAGTTCCACCCAGACATGGCGAGTGTCAGTGGTCGCTGGTGAT
It includes:
- the LOC128031642 gene encoding protein bicaudal C homolog 1-B-like isoform X1, giving the protein MAQPLGFMHHDHCSSSERSDDSPSAVSEDDSSGHCGHISPPDPDWTEERFRVDRKKLETMLLAASEGRINGGEDFFQKVMDETNTQIAWPSKLKIGAKSKKDPHIKVSGKREDVQEAKEKIMSVLDTKSNRVTLKMDVSHTEHSHVIGKGGNNIKRVMEETGCHIHFPDSNRHSQGEKSNQVSIAGQLTGVEAARVKIRELLPLMLMFECSGPVQHVDCSSPVVQHISHTYNVSISFKPPSRLYGNTAIIRGNQNNASGVKHGTALLLEHLAGSLASSVLVSTQLDIAPQHHNFLLGRNGANVKNISQNTGAHIHFPELNTHSTLTSRSSVYIQGSIDAVCAARQQLMGCLPLVLLFDIKEEMEVASQVIMTLMEQLDVFISIKPKPKQPRKSVIVKSVERNAGSMYEVRRILLGLESSCVPPPISHVAVNGHAPASPPLPGSIGLDTLASAGLRLSTLAGLLRSSVSSIPNGSPNPNCVLKGHGSVLKIQNGALNNTQHIHSPSQTHSHAPGHTPSLWASALSSSANTTGFSTDLMLQSVSQSTLSGLLLSGVQSQAHAHTPSPPPGLAPIHKPASAEHLNGHSYYSRISSVSLNSAHCDTTQEVIGHAQSESISNKSTDEGTDTFVEVGMPRSPSHSANGSELKQMLASSGKRQTVELLQRAKNSILHVECVLSDSDCENPVADKRAPGSERAAERRLAPHMQAFDYEKKKLLATKAMLKKPIVTEVRTPTDTWSGLGFSKSMPAESMKELRRAHHVPYKPSISTTYEDSHLSLSQSGSQEGLGNDTESDNWGDLNGNGLPGNSEYSPAVSSSKRIKNKSLGEQYLSSSNYMDSISMSGSNGCSLSSSLKGTDLPELFSKLGLGKYTDIFQQQEIDLQTFVTLTDPDLKELGISTFGARRKMSLAISELNKSRRKLFDTPNIRSSFLEGGASGRLLRQFHPDMASVSGRW
- the LOC128031642 gene encoding protein bicaudal C homolog 1-B-like isoform X2, with the translated sequence MAQPLGFMHHDHCSSSERSDDSPSAVSEDDSSGHCGHISPPDPDWTEERFRVDRKKLETMLLAASEGRINGGEDFFQKVMDETNTQIAWPSKLKIGAKSKKDPHIKVSGKREDVQEAKEKIMSVLDTKSNRVTLKMDVSHTEHSHVIGKGGNNIKRVMEETGCHIHFPDSNRHSQGEKSNQVSIAGQLTGVEAARVKIRELLPLMLMFECSGPVQHVDCSSPVVQHISHTYNVSISFKPPSRLYGNTAIIRGNQNNASGVKHGTALLLEHLAGSLASSVLVSTQLDIAPQHHNFLLGRNGANVKNISQNTGAHIHFPELNTHSTLTSRSSVYIQGSIDAVCAARQQLMGCLPLVLLFDIKEEMEVASQVIMTLMEQLDVFISIKPKPKQPRKSVIVKSVERNAGSMYEVRRILLGLESSCVPPPISHVAVNGHAPASPPLPGSIGLDTLASAGLRLSTLAGLLRSSVSSIPNGSPNPNCVLKGHGSVLKIQNGALNNTQHIHSPSQTHSHAPGHTPSLWASALSSSANTTGFSTDLMLQSVSQSTLSGLLLSGVQSQAHAHTPSPPPGLAPIHKPASAEHLNGHSYYSRISSVSLNSAHCDTTQEVIGHAQSESISNKSTDEGTDTFVEVGMPRSPSHSANGSELKQMLASSGKRQTVELLQRAKNSILHVECVLSDSDCENPVADKRAPGSERAAERRLAPHMQAFDYEKKKLLATKAMLKKPIVTEVRTPTDTWSGLGFSKSMPAESMKELRRAHHVPYKPSISTTYEDSHLSLSQSGSQEGLGNDTESDNWGDLNGNGLPGNSEYSPAVSSSKRIKNKSREQYLSSSNYMDSISMSGSNGCSLSSSLKGTDLPELFSKLGLGKYTDIFQQQEIDLQTFVTLTDPDLKELGISTFGARRKMSLAISELNKSRRKLFDTPNIRSSFLEGGASGRLLRQFHPDMASVSGRW
- the LOC128031642 gene encoding protein bicaudal C homolog 1-B-like isoform X3 encodes the protein MAQPLGFMHHDHCSSSERSDDSPSAVSEDDSSGHCGHISPPDPDWTEERFRVDRKKLETMLLAASEGRINGGEDFFQKVMDETNTQIAWPSKLKIGAKSKKDPHIKVSGKREDVQEAKEKIMSVLDTKSNRVTLKMDVSHTEHSHVIGKGGNNIKRVMEETGCHIHFPDSNRHSQGEKSNQVSIAGQLTGVEAARVKIRELLPLMLMFECSGPVQHVDCSSPVVQHISHTYNVSISFKPPSRLYGNTAIIRGNQNNASGVKHGTALLLEHLAGSLASSVLVSTQLDIAPQHHNFLLGRNGANVKNISQNTGAHIHFPELNTHSTLTSRSSVYIQGSIDAVCAARQQLMGCLPLVLLFDIKEEMEVASQVIMTLMEQLDVFISIKPKPKQPRKSVIVKSVERNAGSMYEVRRILLGLESSCVPPPISHVAVNGHAPASPPLPGSIGLDTLASAGLRLSTLAGLLRSSVSSIPNGSPNPNCVLKGHGSVLKIQNGALNNTQHIHSPSQTHSHAPGHTPSLWASALSSSANTTGFSTDLMLQSVSQSTLSGLLLSGVQSQAHAHTPSPPPGLAPIHKPASAEHLNGHSYYSRISSVSLNSAHCDTTQEVIGHAQSESISNKSTDEGTDTFVEVGMPRSPSHSANGSELKQMLASSGKRQTVELLQRAKNSILHVECVLSDSDCENPVADKRAPGSERAAERRLAPHMQAFDYEKKKLLATKAMLKKPIVTEVRTPTDTWSGLGFSKSMPAESMKELRRAHHVPYKPSISTTYEDSHLSLSQSGSQEGLGNDTESDNWGDLNGNAVSSSKRIKNKSLGEQYLSSSNYMDSISMSGSNGCSLSSSLKGTDLPELFSKLGLGKYTDIFQQQEIDLQTFVTLTDPDLKELGISTFGARRKMSLAISELNKSRRKLFDTPNIRSSFLEGGASGRLLRQFHPDMASVSGRW
- the LOC128031642 gene encoding protein bicaudal C homolog 1-B-like isoform X4: MAQPLGFMHHDHCSSSERSDDSPSAVSEDDSSGHCGHISPPDPDWTEERFRVDRKKLETMLLAASEGRINGGEDFFQKVMDETNTQIAWPSKLKIGAKSKKDPHIKVSGKREDVQEAKEKIMSVLDTKSNRVTLKMDVSHTEHSHVIGKGGNNIKRVMEETGCHIHFPDSNRHSQGEKSNQVSIAGQLTGVEAARVKIRELLPLMLMFECSGPVQHVDCSSPVVQHISHTYNVSISFKPPSRLYGNTAIIRGNQNNASGVKHGTALLLEHLAGSLASSVLVSTQLDIAPQHHNFLLGRNGANVKNISQNTGAHIHFPELNTHSTLTSRSSVYIQGSIDAVCAARQQLMGCLPLVLLFDIKEEMEVASQVIMTLMEQLDVFISIKPKPKQPRKSVIVKSVERNAGSMYEVRRILLGLESSCVPPPISHVAVNGHAPASPPLPGSIGLDTLASAGLRLSTLAGLLRSSVSSIPNGSPNPNCVLKGHGSVLKIQNGALNNTQHIHSPSQTHSHAPGHTPSLWASALSSSANTTGFSTDLMLQSVSQSTLSGLLLSGVQSQAHAHTPSPPPGLAPIHKPASAEHLNGHSYYSRISSVSLNSAHCDTTQEVIGHAQSESISNKSTDEGTDTFVEVGMPRSPSHSANGSELKQMLASSGKRQTVELLQRAKNSILHVECVLSDSDCENPVADKRAPGSERAAERRLAPHMQAFDYEKKKLLATKAMLKKPIVTEVRTPTDTWSGLGFSKSMPAESMKELRRAHHVPYKPSISTTYEDSHLSLSQSGSQEGLGNDTESDNWGDLNGNAVSSSKRIKNKSREQYLSSSNYMDSISMSGSNGCSLSSSLKGTDLPELFSKLGLGKYTDIFQQQEIDLQTFVTLTDPDLKELGISTFGARRKMSLAISELNKSRRKLFDTPNIRSSFLEGGASGRLLRQFHPDMASVSGRW
- the LOC128031642 gene encoding protein bicaudal C homolog 1-like isoform X5, whose protein sequence is MLLAASEGRINGGEDFFQKVMDETNTQIAWPSKLKIGAKSKKDPHIKVSGKREDVQEAKEKIMSVLDTKSNRVTLKMDVSHTEHSHVIGKGGNNIKRVMEETGCHIHFPDSNRHSQGEKSNQVSIAGQLTGVEAARVKIRELLPLMLMFECSGPVQHVDCSSPVVQHISHTYNVSISFKPPSRLYGNTAIIRGNQNNASGVKHGTALLLEHLAGSLASSVLVSTQLDIAPQHHNFLLGRNGANVKNISQNTGAHIHFPELNTHSTLTSRSSVYIQGSIDAVCAARQQLMGCLPLVLLFDIKEEMEVASQVIMTLMEQLDVFISIKPKPKQPRKSVIVKSVERNAGSMYEVRRILLGLESSCVPPPISHVAVNGHAPASPPLPGSIGLDTLASAGLRLSTLAGLLRSSVSSIPNGSPNPNCVLKGHGSVLKIQNGALNNTQHIHSPSQTHSHAPGHTPSLWASALSSSANTTGFSTDLMLQSVSQSTLSGLLLSGVQSQAHAHTPSPPPGLAPIHKPASAEHLNGHSYYSRISSVSLNSAHCDTTQEVIGHAQSESISNKSTDEGTDTFVEVGMPRSPSHSANGSELKQMLASSGKRQTVELLQRAKNSILHVECVLSDSDCENPVADKRAPGSERAAERRLAPHMQAFDYEKKKLLATKAMLKKPIVTEVRTPTDTWSGLGFSKSMPAESMKELRRAHHVPYKPSISTTYEDSHLSLSQSGSQEGLGNDTESDNWGDLNGNGLPGNSEYSPAVSSSKRIKNKSLGEQYLSSSNYMDSISMSGSNGCSLSSSLKGTDLPELFSKLGLGKYTDIFQQQEIDLQTFVTLTDPDLKELGISTFGARRKMSLAISELNKSRRKLFDTPNIRSSFLEGGASGRLLRQFHPDMASVSGRW